A single region of the Insulibacter thermoxylanivorax genome encodes:
- a CDS encoding GreA/GreB family elongation factor, protein MSYNHLQGTRKHLVEQLTFFDEQHPIFLDTYFQEYSKERQQVDKLLRDYIAALEQILTRDDEGLEEALQSITLLGSCVTITYLDDGFQEEYTIVYPTEADPDQGRISFLSPLGKHLLLASAGDEIMINSPSSQYQVRVDRIKFSYLGEFAAV, encoded by the coding sequence ATGAGTTATAACCATCTTCAAGGAACACGCAAACATCTGGTGGAGCAGCTGACATTCTTCGATGAGCAACATCCGATTTTCCTTGATACTTATTTTCAGGAGTACAGCAAAGAACGGCAGCAAGTTGACAAGCTCCTTCGCGATTATATCGCCGCACTAGAGCAGATCCTAACCCGCGATGACGAGGGGCTGGAGGAGGCGCTGCAGAGCATCACACTGCTGGGAAGCTGTGTGACGATCACTTATCTGGACGATGGTTTCCAGGAGGAATATACCATCGTATATCCGACAGAAGCAGATCCCGATCAGGGCCGCATCTCTTTCCTGTCGCCGCTTGGCAAACATCTGCTTCTAGCATCTGCAGGCGATGAGATCATGATCAACAGCCCATCCAGCCAATACCAGGTCAGAGTCGATCGGATCAAGTTCTCCTATCTCGGTGAGTTTGCCGCCGTCTAA
- a CDS encoding FUSC family protein → MTLGARVLKTGLAISLSLYICRLLGLQPEVLAPVAAVIVMQPSLYGTWRHVWQQIQANTVGAVIAFLASQFIGNDLFSIGIVAVLVIAFCLKFKMGETIGLTLVTVLIIMEAPGDDIQFAVNRFSIILVGIISSLLVNVAIAPPNVRKMYEEKVKDVFASMSLLLRTAISDEMTELAFRHKRQNFDQGLLKCSEMYHVYHEEQRRMARIKHVDARQTVIYKHMLKALNKGANILEAIDGHYFQSRRDEHFAKTIHEYLDQLIRYHEYILLKVDGKAKQTRIYAKQTAESNERFMKQLLQEANQLDPHHIHLVLIGSAVYEYGLQLVRLDRLVEHQLKKRKGQPKRRRRPVTRSWKD, encoded by the coding sequence ATGACATTAGGTGCAAGAGTGCTTAAGACAGGACTTGCGATCAGTTTGAGTCTATACATATGCCGGCTGCTCGGCCTTCAGCCCGAGGTGCTGGCGCCCGTTGCTGCCGTCATCGTCATGCAGCCATCTCTCTATGGAACTTGGCGCCATGTGTGGCAGCAGATTCAAGCGAACACCGTCGGGGCAGTGATCGCCTTCCTCGCCAGCCAATTCATCGGCAATGATCTGTTCTCGATCGGCATCGTCGCCGTCCTCGTCATCGCGTTCTGTCTGAAATTCAAAATGGGGGAGACGATCGGCTTGACCTTGGTCACCGTGCTGATCATCATGGAAGCGCCCGGCGACGATATTCAATTTGCGGTCAATCGATTTTCCATCATCCTCGTCGGCATCATCTCATCGCTGTTAGTGAATGTAGCCATCGCGCCGCCTAATGTGCGCAAGATGTATGAAGAGAAGGTGAAGGATGTATTTGCTTCGATGTCCCTGCTTCTCCGCACAGCGATCTCCGATGAGATGACGGAGTTGGCTTTCCGCCATAAACGGCAGAACTTCGACCAAGGACTGCTCAAATGTTCGGAGATGTATCATGTCTACCATGAAGAGCAGCGCCGCATGGCCAGAATCAAACATGTCGATGCCCGGCAGACCGTGATCTACAAGCACATGCTGAAGGCGCTGAACAAGGGAGCCAACATCTTAGAAGCCATCGACGGGCATTATTTTCAATCGCGTAGAGACGAACACTTTGCTAAGACCATCCATGAATATCTTGATCAACTGATTCGTTATCATGAATATATCCTGCTTAAGGTCGACGGCAAAGCCAAGCAGACCCGGATATATGCGAAACAGACCGCAGAGAGCAATGAGCGGTTTATGAAGCAGCTTCTGCAGGAAGCCAATCAGCTGGATCCGCACCACATCCATCTCGTCTTGATCGGTTCAGCAGTGTATGAATACGGCCTCCAGCTTGTGCGGCTGGATCGGCTCGTAGAGCATCAGTTGAAGAAACGCAAAGGACAACCGAAGAGAAGGAGAAGGCCGGTGACCCGATCATGGAAAGATTAG